The window cagggGGGTGACGGGGGGGTCCCCTCATCCCCAAAATAGTGGTGAGACccccccaggcagagctgggaccccTCCCCAAACATCCCCAGGGGGTGAGATGacgtcccccagcccccctcatATCCCCAAAATAAGGGTGAGCCCccgcccccctgcccctggcagagctggggggacACGAGCGTCACTGGGggggtcccccagcccccaaaatgggggtgagaccccccccccaagaagGGCTGGGACCCCCGGGAACGCCCCCAGTcgtcccccaccccccgcatGTCCACAAGATGGGGatgagacaccccccccccagtgcagggctgggggtacgtgggtgtccccaggggggtgtcagggggagCCCCCATCCCCAAAACGGGGGCAAGGCcccccagtgcagggctggggggacgtgggtgtccccagggggtGTTAGGGGGTCCCCCGGTCCCCAAAATGGGGGCAAGACCCCCGAAGTGCAGAGCTGGGCCCCTCGGGAATGTCCCCGGGGGTGAGATGACGTGCCCCGCCCCCTGACGTCCCCAAAATGGGGGTGAGACCCCCAGAGAAGGGCTGGGACCCCCGGGGGTGTGAGAGGGGGACCCCATCCCCCAAATGGGGGAGAGACCCCCAGAAAAGGGCTGGGGTCCCCCGGGGGGCGATGGGGGTCCCCCAGCCGCAAAAAGAGGGTGAGACCCCCAGTGCAcggctgggacccccccagtgGGGGCGATGGGgggtcccccagccccaaaaTGGGGGTGAGACCCCCAGAGAAGGGGTGGGACCCCTGGGGGTGCGATGGGGGGgtctccccacccccaaatcgGGGTGAGACCCCCAGAGAAGGGCTGGGACCCCCGGGGGTGTAATGGGGGGGTCTCCCCATCCCCAAAATCAGGGTTAGACCCCCCAGAGAAGCGCTGGGACCCCTGTTGGTGCAATGGGGGGgtctccccacccccaaaatcaGGGTTAGACCCCCCCAGAGAAGCGCTGGGACCCCTGTTGGTGTAATGGGGGTgtttccccacccccaaaatcaGGGTTAGACCCCCCAGAGAAGTGCTGGGACCCCTGTTGGTGCAATGGGGGGgtctccccacccccaaaatcaGGGTTAGACCCCCCCAGAGAAGCGCTGGGACCCCTGTTGGTGCAATGGGGGGgtctccccacccccaaaatcaGGGTTAGACCCCTCAGAGAAGGGCTGGGCCCCCCGTGGGTGCgatggggggtgtgtgtgtgtgtgtgtgtgtctcagGGGTgtcgccccccaccccccgccacccactccccaccccccctttccAATTCAGaccccctccccgctgccgTCACCCAGAGCCCCCTCCTGGTTAACGGCGGGCGCCTCGTGCTCGGGGGGCGCGGGGTAGATCTCGATGGTCTCCATGATGGCCAAGGCGTCGCCGTAGTCCCGCCCGTCGGCGGCGACGGCGGTGACGGTGACGGCGGCGGTGACGGCCGCCTGCGCCTCCGCCAGGGCCTCGCGCTCGTGCCGGAGCCGCTGCTGCTGGTGAAGCTTTCGGTGCTTCCAGAGGTTGGAGAAGGAGCGGTAGGCTTTGCCGCAGGCCTCGCAGCGGTACGGCCGCTCGCCGGTGTGGATGCGGCGGTGCTCGGCCAGGCGGACGGCGATGGCGAAGGCCTTGCCGCACTCTTCGCACTTGAAGGGCTTCTCGCCGGTGTGGAGGCGGCGGTGGTCCTTGAGGTGGGTGGATTGCCGGAAGGCTTTGCCGCAGTCGGGGCACGGGTAGGGGCGCTCGCCGGTGTGGATGCGGCGGTGGACCTGGAGGGACGTCTCCGTGCTGAAAAGCTTCTTGCACTCGCCGCACTCGAAGCTTTTCGGGCAggccgggcggcgcggcggcgccgggggagccgccgccgccgccggggggtCGCCGGGAGCGCCGTGGACCCTCTCGTGCGCCCGCAGCCGGGCGGCCGACCCCACCTTCTTACCGCAGGTCGGGCATTCGAAACGCCGGCTGATTTTACCGCATTTATGCTCCCGCAGCTGGAGGGAGGTGACGAAAGCGGCGCCGCAACCGGCGCAGATGTGGGGCTGGCGCCCGGCGTGGCTGAGCTGGTGAACCTCCAGCAGGCGccggaggaggaaggagcggccGCACTGCTGGCACTTGTAGGGGTACTCGCCGGTGTGGTGGTAGCGGTGCATGAGGAGGCGGTAGGGGCGGTGGAAGCGGACGCCGCACTCCTGGCACTTGTAGGGGTAGCGGCGGCTGTGCACGAAGAGGTGTTGCCGGAGGGTGGAGGACTGGGTGAAGCGCTTGTGGCACACCTCGCACTCGTAGGGCCGCTCGCCGGTGTGCGTCAGGCGGTGCCGGAGGAGGTTGGCTTGGGAATTGAAGCTCTTGCCGCACTCCTTGCAGTGGAAAGGCCGCTCGCCGGTGTGGGTCAGGAGGTGGTTGCGGACGTGGGATTTCTTCTTGAACATCTTGCCGCACGTGGGGCACTTGTGCCGGCGCTCGAGGCGGTGCACGAAGCGCTGGTGCCGCGCCAGCTGCGGGTGCTTGGAGAAGACTTTGCTGCACATCAAGCAGCGGTAACTCGGCCCCGGCGCTTCGCCGGCCTCCGAGGAGTAGATGACGGCGAGCGGCACGGCCGCCTCCCCTTGCGCCGGCGCGGCGTCGGCGGCCTGGGGGGGGTCGGGGTGCTGTCGGGGGGTCGGCGGGGTGCCGTGGGTGCGCCGGTGGTAGAGGAATTTGGTCATGTTGACGAAGGCTTTGCCGCAGGGGCAGCGGTggagggggttgggggagtGGGTGCGGCGGTGAGCCAAGAGCACGGCTTCGGTATCGAACGCCAAGCCGCAGTCGAGGCAGAGGAAGTGGGATTCGCCGCTGTGGCCGCCCAGGTGTTGTTCCAGCGCCGGAGGCGACGGCAGGACCTTGCTGCAAAGGGGGCACTGGAAAGCGCCCAGGCGGTGGCACCGCAAgtggagctggagctggtgaGCCGTGGCGAAGAGCTGCTCGCACTCGGCGCAGCGGTGCTCGGCCGCTCgccgcgccggggccgccggcggCTTCGCCTCCTCGGGCCCGTCTTTCAGCTCGTAGCTGTGATCGGCGGCCGCCGGCGCCTCGCTGGCGCCGCCGTTGAGCGCCGGGGCGGCCAGGTGAGCCGCTTGGTGCTCCAAAAAGTCCTTTGGGGTTTGGAAAAGCTGCAGGCACTCGCCGCACTCGTAGAGGAGGAGCTGCACCGTGCCGCCGTCGCCGCCGCTCTCCGCCGcgccttcctccccttcctcctcctccggtTTGCGGTACGAGTGTTCCAGGTCTACCAAAGCTTGGTTTTGACCTTGAGCGACGGTTTGTGGGGCGGGAGGATCGGCGCGGTGGCTCTGCCGGTGAGCTAACCAAACCTCCTGGCTGGTGAAGAGCGCTTTGCACTCCACGCACTCGTAGTGGATCTGCCCGGCGCCGGAGGGCGCTTTGGCCGTGCCGGGAGGTTCCGGGTCTTGCCCTAAAAGCTTGATGTGCATTTCTTGGTGCTCCAAGAGCTGCCCCGGCGACACCAGGAGCTGCCCGCACTCCAAGCACTGGTACTGGCTGCTCTCCGGCATCGCCAGCGCTTGGTAATCCCCGGCCAAACCCACCAGCTCGTACTGGTGTTGCTGGGGGCCGAcgtggtgctgctggtggaggaGGGCGTCCTCCAGCGAGGCCGAGAGGTGGCTGCACTCCGAGCAGACGTAGCGGTGCTCCACGTAGAGCACCGTCTCCTCCGACGGCTCCGACATGgcggggaaaggggagggggaggcggcagcggggagggggtCTGCATGGGACgaggacggggcgggggggggcggcggtgggAGGGAGCTGcggaggggggaaaagggggttagaaaatggggggggggacacacacggaTCCACACTGCCAGGCTGAGAGGTGGGGGTTCCCTGATACCCCCCTCCCACCTGCCTACACCCCCCCGGGCCTCCTCAACCTCCCCCAGGGTCCCTTCAACCCCCCCCCAAGGCCCTTAGAACCCTCCAGGATCCCTTGGAGCCCCCCAGTCCCCACTGATCCATCCCCCCCAGTGCCCTCAGGCCCCTCTAAACCCCCCCCAGACCTCTTGGAGCCCCCTATTCCTCACTGATCCATCCCCCCCAGTGCCCTCAGGCCCCTCTAatcccccccaggaccccttaGAGCCCCCCAATCCCCACTGATCCGTCCCCCCCACTGCCCTGAGGCCCCTCTGAatccccaccagcccccccaggacccTTTAGAGCCCCCCGATCCCCACAGAACCATCCTCCCAATGCCCTCAGACCCCTCTGACACTCCTCAGGACACCCTCGAATCCCCCCAGAGCCCCTTAGAACCCCCAATCCCCACAGGTCTGTCCCCCCTAACACCCTCGGACCCCTCTGGC is drawn from Phalacrocorax carbo unplaced genomic scaffold, bPhaCar2.1 SCAFFOLD_316, whole genome shotgun sequence and contains these coding sequences:
- the ZNF574 gene encoding zinc finger protein 574, translated to MSEPSEETVLYVEHRYVCSECSHLSASLEDALLHQQHHVGPQQHQYELVGLAGDYQALAMPESSQYQCLECGQLLVSPGQLLEHQEMHIKLLGQDPEPPGTAKAPSGAGQIHYECVECKALFTSQEVWLAHRQSHRADPPAPQTVAQGQNQALVDLEHSYRKPEEEEGEEGAAESGGDGGTVQLLLYECGECLQLFQTPKDFLEHQAAHLAAPALNGGASEAPAAADHSYELKDGPEEAKPPAAPARRAAEHRCAECEQLFATAHQLQLHLRCHRLGAFQCPLCSKVLPSPPALEQHLGGHSGESHFLCLDCGLAFDTEAVLLAHRRTHSPNPLHRCPCGKAFVNMTKFLYHRRTHGTPPTPRQHPDPPQAADAAPAQGEAAVPLAVIYSSEAGEAPGPSYRCLMCSKVFSKHPQLARHQRFVHRLERRHKCPTCGKMFKKKSHVRNHLLTHTGERPFHCKECGKSFNSQANLLRHRLTHTGERPYECEVCHKRFTQSSTLRQHLFVHSRRYPYKCQECGVRFHRPYRLLMHRYHHTGEYPYKCQQCGRSFLLRRLLEVHQLSHAGRQPHICAGCGAAFVTSLQLREHKCGKISRRFECPTCGKKVGSAARLRAHERVHGAPGDPPAAAAAPPAPPRRPACPKSFECGECKKLFSTETSLQVHRRIHTGERPYPCPDCGKAFRQSTHLKDHRRLHTGEKPFKCEECGKAFAIAVRLAEHRRIHTGERPYRCEACGKAYRSFSNLWKHRKLHQQQRLRHEREALAEAQAAVTAAVTVTAVAADGRDYGDALAIMETIEIYPAPPEHEAPAVNQEGALGDGSGEGV